The Plectropomus leopardus isolate mb chromosome 7, YSFRI_Pleo_2.0, whole genome shotgun sequence genome window below encodes:
- the tap1 gene encoding LOW QUALITY PROTEIN: antigen peptide transporter 1 (The sequence of the model RefSeq protein was modified relative to this genomic sequence to represent the inferred CDS: deleted 1 base in 1 codon) yields MQKMSYFSPLLFMCLDVCVVHAIRLAHFSPLLFSHPFITLWGGGITRAGLLALLTLTYPGSLPWMRSFKGLQSLGVLCFHFPVYTTLLWALGQPTVEELWGWHSWERVLQGYAVTVVSWLYWSRYVSSLLMSLGRYISSLLTRTPSEETKDDTRAALNRLMGYMLPYSWRFVSVLCLVVLSSCGEMAIPQYTGRVADWIINEEAPDAFTDAIRIMTLMTFASAVLEFVCDLMYNVTMSRIHTAVQGSVFQAVLKQEIAFFKATGELVSRVTTDTNEMSEALSEKLSLLMWYTARFGFLMVFMVSQSWKMSLLTCMGLPIIWVIPELTGHFHQSIAVMVQDSLAKANQVATETFSCMKTVRSFANEDGETERYRQKLEDTYALNKKEAAAYAATTWANSMTTLALKVCILYYGGTLVTRGHVSSGDLVSFVLYELQFASAVEAVMHYYPAVRKAIGASEKIFEYLDRKPKVPPEGTLAPENLEGRIQFKKVTFSYSGSSDEKLVLKGLSLEIKPGQVTALVGLNRSGKSTCVKLLERFYQPQEGEILLDGKPLQSYKDQYLHGKIAVVSQDCVLFARSVRENIKYGYEDASDEEMYRAAKMASAHEFIMELSSGYETDAGEKGGQVSGGQKQRIAIARALIRRPKILILDNATSDLDTENAYQVHQALLSQTNDCTVLLISNNMSVVEKANNIIVLNDGTVEEEGGHDELLKKGGLYAELVRKQNMGFHRGEEERNDTH; encoded by the exons ATGCAAAAAATGAGCTAC TTCTCCCCGCTGCTCTTCATGTgcctggatgtgtgtgtggtccaCGCCATCCGTTTGGCCCACTTCtcacctctcctcttctcccatCCGTTCATCACCCTTTGGGGAGGAGGGATAACGAGGGCTGGCCTCCTCGCCCTCCTCACCCTCACCTACCCTGGAAGCCTGCCGTGGATGAGGAGCTTCAAGGGGCTGCAGAGTTTGGGGGTCCTTTGCTTCCACTTCCCAGTGTACACCACTCTTCTCTGGGCACTGGGGCAGCCCACCGTGGAGGAGCTGTGGGGGTGGCACTCCTGGGAAAGg GTGTTACAGGGTTACGCTGTGACTGTCGTGTCGTGGCTGTACTGGAGTCGATATGTGTCATCTCTTCTGATGTCCCTGGGTCGATACATCTCATCTCTGCTGACAAGGACGCCCTCTGAGGAGACCAAAGACGACACCCGTGCCGCTCTGAATAGGCTGATGGGATACATGCTGCCCTATTCCTGGCgctttgtttctgtgttgtgtctCGTGGTTCTCTCTTCTTGTG GTGAGATGGCGATTCCTCAGTACACTGGTCGAGTGGCTGACTGGATTATAAATGAAGAAGCACCTGATGCATTCACGGATGCCATCAGAATCATGACACTGATGACTTTTGCCAG CGCCGTGCTCGAGTTTGTGTGTGACCTCATGTACAACGTCACCATGAGCCGCATTCACACGGCAGTGCAGGGATCCGTCTTCCAGGCTGTGCTGAAACAGGAGATTGCTTTCTTTAAGGCCACAG GTGAACTGGTGTCCCGCGTTACCACGGATACCAATGAAATGAGCGAGGCACTGAGTGAGAAACTGAGTCTCTTGATGTGGTACACGGCACGTTTTGGCTTCCTCATGGTCTTCATGGTGAGCCAGTCGTGGAAAATGTCCCTGCTCACCTGCATGGGACTGCCCATCATCTGGGTCATACCCGAGCTCACTGGACACTTCCACCAG TCTATAGCTGTAATGGTCCAGGATTCACTTGCTAAGGCCAACCAGGTGGCCACAGAGACTTTCTCCTGCATGAAGACAGTGAGGAGTTTTGCCAATGAGGACGGTGAGACAGAGAGGTACAGACAGAAGCTGGAGGACACTTACGCCCTTAATAAAAAGGAAGCAGCAGCCTACGCCGCCACGACCTGGGCTAACAGC ATGACCACTTTGGCCCTGAAGGTGTGTATTCTGTACTACGGAGGGACTCTTGTGACCAGGGGACATGTCAGCAGTGGAGACCTGGTGTCATTCGTCCTCTATGAGCTGCAGTTTGCCTCGGCTGTCGAG GCTGTCATGCATTATTACCCAGCGGTGAGGAAGGCAATTGGCGCCTCTGAGAAGATCTTTGAGTATTTGGATCGCAAACCTAAAGTACCCCCAGAGGGCACTTTGGCCCCAGAAAATCTTGAGGGACGCATTCAATTCAAGAAAGTTACATTTTCCTACTCTGGCAGTTCAGACGAAAAACTTGTGCTCAAG GGCTTGTCTTTGGAGATAAAGCCAGGCCAAGTCACTGCCCTCGTGGGACTTAACAGATCCGGGAAGTCCACCTGTGTCAAGCTGCTGGAGAGATTTTACCAACCCCAAGAAGGAGAGATTCTGCTGGATGGGAAACCCTTGCAAAGTTACAAAGACCAGTACTTACATGGCAAG ATTGCTGTGGTGAGCCAAGATTGCGTGCTGTTTGCTCGCTCTGTGCGGGAGAACATCAAGTACGGCTACGAGGACGCCTCTGATGAGGAGATGTACAGGGCTGCCAAGATGGCGAGTGCCCACGAGTTCATCATGGAGCTGTCAAGTGGATACGAGACAG ATGCCGGGGAGAAGGGAGGCCAGGTGTCCGGAGGCCAGAAGCAGCGCATTGCCATTGCCAGAGCTTTAATCagacgtcccaaaatcctgatTCTGGACAATGCCACCAGTGACTTGGACACAGAGAATGCATATCAG GTCCACCAAGCTCTGTTGAGCCAAACCAACGACTGCACCGTGCTGCTGATTTCCAACAACATGAGTGTCGTAGAAAAGGCCAATAATATAATCGTCCTCAACGACGGGACGGTAGAGGAGGAGGGCGGTCATGATGAGCTGTTGAAGAAGGGTGGTCTTTATGCTGAACTGGTGAGGAAGCAGAATATGGGCTTTCACCgtggagaagaggagaggaatgaTACACACTGA